One genomic region from Myripristis murdjan chromosome 7, fMyrMur1.1, whole genome shotgun sequence encodes:
- the LOC115361466 gene encoding serine/threonine-protein kinase pim-2-like translates to MSTCRTSLQRADVPVFFFPSPAEGFYRFPTEIKQLLMRQLIDAAIEIHAKGVFHRDLKPRNILVETGSYLPRVRLIDFGCGASFHKGSYGEDQGTFFYTPPEWFRWSCYSAGPTTVWQLGVVLHEMLVSQPPFDTESEIVHSRPDSIDEVSQECQDFLSQCLAKSPECRPTLEQLRLHLWLR, encoded by the exons ATGTCCACGTGCAGGACGAGTCTCCAGAGAGCTGATGTGCCAGTCTTCTTCTTCCCGTCTCCTGCTGAGGGCTTTTATCGTTTCCCCACAGAGATCAAGCAG ctTCTAATGAGGCAGCTTATAGATGCCGCCATAGAAATTCATGCCAAGGGAGTTTTTCACCGCGACCTGAAACCACGAAACATTCTTGTGGAAACAGGGTCGTATCTCCCACGTGTCCGGCTCATTGATTTCGGCTGTGGCGCCAGCTTCCATAAAGGATCCTATGGCGAGGACCAAG GAACCTTCTTCTACACTCCACCTGAGTGGTTCAGGTGGAGCTGCTACAGTGCAGGTCCCACCACAGTGTGGCAGCTGGGGGTGGTGCTCCATGAGATGCTGGTCTCACAGCCCCCGTTTGACACCGAAAGTGAAATTGTCCACAGCCGCCCTGACAGCATTGATGAGGTGTCCCAGG aGTGCCAGGACTTTTTGAGCCAGTGTCTGGCCAAGTCCCCTGAGTGCCGTCCCACCCTGGAGCAGCTGAGGCTCCACCTCTGGCTGCGTTGA
- the bcas2 gene encoding pre-mRNA-splicing factor SPF27 has protein sequence MAGTASVAGEVFVDALPYFDQGYDAAGVREAAAALVEEETRRYRPTKNYLSYLPTPDFSAFETEIMRNEFERLAARQPLELLSMKRYELPAPSSGQKNDITAWQECVNNSMAQLEHQAVRIENLELMSQYGTNAWKVYNDNLAFMIEMAQKELQKFRKQIQDLNWQRKNDQLAGGAKLRELESNWVSLVSKNYEIERAIVQLENEVGQLRQQQGDENKENIRQDF, from the exons ATGGCCGGTACGGCTTCAGTAGCAGGTGAAGTGTTCGTGGATGCTCTGCCATACTTTGACCAGGGTTACGATGCAGCAGGTGTCAGAGAGGCG GCTGCAgctttggtggaggaggagaccAGAAGATACCGACCCACCAAGAACTACCTGAGCTATTTGCCCACACCTGATTTCTCTGCTTTTGAG ACGGAAATCATGAGAAATGAATTTGAGAGGCTGGCAGCTCGACAACCCCTGGAACTCCTCAGCATGAAGAG ATATGAGCTTCCCGCCCCATCATCAGGACAGAAGAATGACATCACAGCATGGCAGGAGTGTGTGAACAACTCCATGGCCCAGCTGGAACACCAGGCGGTTCGCATTGAGAACCTGGAGCTCATGTCGCAGTATGGCACCAACGCATGGAAAGTCTACAATGA CAACTTGGCTTTCATGATTGAGATGGCTCAAAAGGAACTTCAAAAATTCAG GAAGCAAATTCAGGACTTAAACTGGCAGCGAAAGAACGATCAGTTGGCAGGAGGAGCCAAACTCCGAGAGCTGGAGTCAAA CTGGGTGTCTCTCGTCAGTAAGAACTATGAGATCGAGCGGGCCATCGTCCAGCTGGAGAACGAAGTGGGCCagctcagacagcagcaggggGACGAGAACAAGGAAAACATCCGACAGGACTTCTAG